The following are encoded together in the Jaculus jaculus isolate mJacJac1 chromosome 3, mJacJac1.mat.Y.cur, whole genome shotgun sequence genome:
- the LOC101615026 gene encoding olfactory receptor 8B3-like — translation MRFRNSSLVIEFILEGLTEWPDLQLPLFFLFLVMYIITVLGNLGLITLIGLNSHLHTPMYFFLFNLSLIDFCYSSVFTPKMLMNFILKKNVISYRGCMTQLYFYCFFVISECYVLMSMAYDRYVAICNPLLYNYTMSPKVCSYLMFGSYLMAFSGAMAHTGCMLRLTFCDENTINHYFCDILPVMQLSCTSTYVNELEVLIVVGINIIVPSVTIFISYGFILSSIFRISSTEGRSKAFRTCSSHIIAVSLFFGSGAFMYLKPSSAGSMDEGKISSVFYTNVVPMLNPLIYSLRNKDVKVALRKTLSRRKS, via the coding sequence ATGCGTTTTCGAAATAGTTCTCTTGTGATTGAATTCATCCTGGAAGGGTTAACAGAATGGCCGGATCTCCAACtacccctctttttcctttttctagtaATGTATATTATTACTGTGTTGGGAAACTTGGGTTTGATAACTCTAATTGGACTCAATTCACATCTCCACACTCCAATGTACTTTTTCCTATTTAACTTGTCATTAATTGACTTCTGCTATTCTTCTGTGTTTACACCTAAAATGTTGATGAACTTCATACTGAAGAAGAATGTTATCTCTTATAGGGGGTGTATGACCCAACTCtacttttattgcttttttgtgATTTCTGAGTGTTATGTGTTAATGTCGATGGCCTATGATcgctatgtggccatctgcaaTCCACTCTTGTATAACTATACCATGTCCCCTAAAGTATGCTCCTATCTCATGTTTGGTTCATACTTGATGGCATTTTCTGGTGCCATGGCTCACACTGGATGCATGCTGAGACTGACCTTCTGTGATGAAAACACCATCAACCACTATTTCTGTGACATTCTCCCTGTGATGCAGCTCTCCTGCACCAGCACCTATGTCAATGAGCTGGAGGTTTTGATTGTGGTGGGCATCAACATCATTGTACCCAGTGTGACCATTTTTATCTCCTATGGCTTCATCCTCTCCAGCATCTTCCGCATCAGCTCCACTGAGGGCAGGTCCAAAGCCTTCAGAACCTGTAGTTCTCACATCATTGCTGTGTCTCTGTTTTTTGGATCAGGTGCATTTATGTATCTCAAGCCCTCTTCAGCTGGATCCATGGATGAAGgaaaaatttcttctgtcttttataCAAATGTGGTTCCCATGTTGAACCCTTTAATCTACAGCTTGAGGAACAAAGATGTTAAAGTTGCCCTGAGAAAAACTCTGAGCAGGAGGAAGTCTTGA